A genomic region of Vitreoscilla filiformis contains the following coding sequences:
- the atpE gene encoding F0F1 ATP synthase subunit C: MEVISFVALAAGLIIGLGAVGACIGIGIMGSKYLESAARQPELMGELQTKMFLLAGLIDAAFIIGTGIALWFATANPFLGQLAAIAK; the protein is encoded by the coding sequence ATGGAAGTCATCAGCTTTGTTGCCCTCGCCGCCGGCCTGATCATCGGTCTGGGTGCTGTCGGTGCTTGTATCGGCATCGGCATCATGGGCAGCAAGTACCTGGAGTCGGCCGCTCGCCAGCCTGAACTGATGGGCGAGCTGCAAACCAAGATGTTCCTGCTGGCCGGCCTGATCGACGCGGCCTTCATTATCGGTACCGGTATCGCCCTGTGGTTCGCTACGGCCAACCCGTTCCTGGGCCAACTCGCCGCCATCGCCAAGTAA
- a CDS encoding F0F1 ATP synthase subunit B — translation MSITGTLIVQMIVFLILVWFTMKFVWPPITAALDERAKKIAEGLSAADKAKADLAEADKKVQVALASAKDDATKRLADAERLALQLVEEAKARAASEGAKVLAAAKAEAQQESVKAREALREQVAVLAVKGAEAILKREVNAGVHADLLNRLKTEL, via the coding sequence GTGAGCATCACCGGTACCCTCATCGTCCAGATGATCGTGTTCCTGATCCTGGTCTGGTTCACGATGAAGTTCGTCTGGCCGCCGATCACCGCCGCTCTGGATGAGCGTGCGAAGAAGATCGCCGAAGGTTTGTCTGCCGCCGACAAGGCCAAGGCCGATCTGGCTGAAGCCGACAAGAAAGTCCAAGTTGCCCTGGCCTCCGCCAAGGATGATGCGACCAAGCGTCTGGCTGATGCCGAGCGCCTGGCCCTGCAACTGGTGGAAGAAGCCAAGGCCCGTGCCGCCTCTGAAGGCGCCAAGGTGCTGGCTGCTGCCAAGGCTGAAGCCCAACAAGAATCCGTCAAGGCCCGCGAAGCCCTGCGTGAGCAAGTGGCTGTGCTGGCTGTCAAGGGCGCTGAAGCGATCCTGAAGCGCGAAGTCAATGCCGGCGTACACGCCGATCTTCTGAACCGTCTGAAGACCGAGCTGTAA
- a CDS encoding F0F1 ATP synthase subunit delta: MAELATIARPYAEALFKAVGADDAKALAGQLEAVGQVAGNAQLRQFADSPKVTAAQVFDLVASVAKVTLSPKVANLLSVVIENGRLVALPEVAAQFRALVNASTGVSDAIVYSAFALDAAQLAEVVATLEKRFGRKLNATVVVDESLIGGIRVVVGDEVLDTSVKARLEQMKVALAN; encoded by the coding sequence ATGGCTGAGCTTGCAACCATCGCCCGCCCCTACGCCGAAGCCTTGTTCAAGGCCGTCGGCGCCGACGACGCCAAGGCTTTGGCCGGACAGCTTGAAGCTGTCGGTCAAGTCGCTGGCAATGCCCAGCTGCGCCAATTCGCTGACAGCCCCAAGGTGACGGCGGCCCAGGTGTTCGATCTGGTGGCATCCGTGGCCAAGGTCACGTTGTCGCCCAAGGTCGCCAACCTGCTGTCCGTCGTGATCGAGAACGGCCGCCTGGTGGCACTGCCCGAGGTCGCCGCCCAGTTCCGCGCCCTGGTCAACGCCAGCACGGGCGTGTCTGATGCGATCGTTTACAGCGCCTTTGCGCTGGACGCCGCCCAGCTCGCCGAGGTCGTCGCGACCCTGGAGAAGCGCTTCGGTCGCAAGCTCAACGCCACCGTGGTGGTCGATGAATCCCTCATCGGCGGCATTCGCGTGGTGGTGGGCGACGAGGTGCTGGACACCTCGGTCAAGGCCCGCCTGGAGCAGATGAAGGTCGCCCTCGCCAACTGA
- the atpA gene encoding F0F1 ATP synthase subunit alpha, with protein sequence MQLNPAEISELIKSRIEGLGASTDIRNQGTVVSVTDGIVRVHGLSDAMQGEMLEFPAGKDGQPSFGLALNLERDSVGAVILGEYEHISEGDTVKCTGRILEVPVGPELIGRVVNALGQPIDGKGPINAKMTDVIEKVAPGVIARKSVDQPVQSGLKCIDSMVPVGRGQRELIIGDRQTGKTAVAIDAIINQKGQSMTCVYVAIGQKASSIKNVVRALEQAGAMEYTIVVAASASESAAMQYVSAYSGCTMGEYFRDRGQDALIIYDDLSKQAVAYRQVSLLLRRPPGREAFPGDVFYLHSRLLERAARVNADYVEEFTKGAVKGKTGSLTALPIIETQAGDVSAFVPTNVISITDGQIFLETSLFNAGVRPAINAGISVSRVGGAAQTKLIKSLSGGIRTDLAQYRELAAFAQFASDLDASTKKQLDRGARVTELLKQAQYAPLSISLMAASLYAVNKGYMDSVEVKQVLAFESGLHQFLKASHAALLTKLEADKAMDKAAEEELNGAIAAFKKSFA encoded by the coding sequence ATGCAACTGAATCCTGCAGAAATTTCGGAACTGATCAAGAGCCGTATCGAAGGCCTGGGCGCCTCGACGGACATCCGCAACCAGGGCACCGTCGTTTCGGTGACCGACGGCATCGTCCGCGTCCACGGCCTGTCCGACGCGATGCAGGGCGAAATGCTGGAATTCCCGGCTGGCAAGGACGGTCAACCCTCCTTCGGCCTGGCCCTGAACCTCGAGCGTGACTCTGTCGGCGCCGTGATTCTGGGCGAATACGAACACATCTCCGAAGGCGACACCGTCAAATGCACGGGCCGCATTCTGGAAGTGCCGGTCGGCCCCGAGCTGATTGGCCGCGTGGTGAACGCGCTGGGCCAGCCGATCGACGGCAAGGGCCCGATCAACGCCAAGATGACGGACGTGATCGAAAAGGTTGCTCCGGGCGTGATCGCACGTAAGTCGGTGGATCAGCCGGTGCAATCCGGTCTGAAGTGTATCGACTCGATGGTGCCCGTTGGCCGTGGCCAGCGTGAGCTGATCATCGGTGACCGCCAAACCGGCAAGACCGCCGTGGCCATCGACGCCATCATCAACCAGAAGGGTCAGAGCATGACCTGCGTCTACGTCGCGATCGGCCAAAAGGCTTCGTCGATCAAGAACGTGGTGCGCGCTCTGGAACAAGCCGGCGCGATGGAATACACCATCGTCGTGGCTGCTTCGGCTTCTGAATCTGCTGCCATGCAGTACGTGTCGGCTTACTCGGGCTGCACGATGGGCGAATACTTCCGCGATCGCGGCCAAGACGCCCTGATCATTTATGACGATCTGTCCAAGCAAGCTGTGGCCTATCGTCAAGTGTCGCTGCTGCTGCGCCGTCCGCCGGGCCGCGAAGCTTTCCCTGGCGATGTGTTCTATCTCCACAGCCGTCTGCTGGAGCGTGCCGCTCGCGTGAACGCCGACTACGTCGAAGAATTCACCAAGGGCGCCGTCAAGGGCAAGACGGGTTCGCTGACCGCACTGCCGATCATCGAAACCCAAGCCGGTGACGTGTCCGCCTTCGTGCCGACCAACGTGATCTCGATCACGGACGGCCAGATCTTCCTGGAAACCAGCCTGTTCAACGCAGGTGTGCGCCCCGCCATCAACGCCGGTATCTCGGTGTCTCGCGTGGGTGGTGCCGCTCAGACCAAGCTGATCAAGTCCCTGTCCGGCGGTATCCGTACCGACTTGGCCCAGTACCGCGAACTGGCTGCTTTCGCACAGTTCGCTTCGGACCTGGACGCTTCGACCAAGAAACAACTGGATCGCGGTGCTCGCGTGACCGAGTTGCTGAAGCAAGCCCAGTACGCCCCGCTGTCGATCAGCCTGATGGCTGCTTCCCTGTACGCCGTGAACAAGGGCTACATGGACAGCGTCGAAGTCAAGCAAGTGCTGGCGTTCGAATCTGGGCTGCACCAGTTCCTGAAGGCCAGCCATGCTGCCCTGCTGACCAAGCTGGAAGCCGACAAGGCCATGGACAAGGCTGCCGAAGAAGAACTGAACGGCGCCATCGCTGCTTTCAAGAAGTCCTTCGCCTGA
- the atpG gene encoding F0F1 ATP synthase subunit gamma, giving the protein MAVGKEIRGKIKSVENTKKITKAMEMVAASKMRKAQERMRNARPYSDKIRNITANLSQANPEYKSAYMRADGKSGVTGFVVVTTDKGLCGGLNTNVLRAVTNKMRDVQTAGGKVEAVAIGSKGLGFLNRVGVKVISQATGLGDAPHLEKLIGPVKVMLDAFVAGEVDAVYLCYTKFINTMKQEPVVEQLLPLPAAALEQSAAEKTAYGWDYLYEPDAASVIDELLTRYIEALVYQGVAENMASEQSARMVAMKAATDNAGTLIGELKLIYNKTRQAAITKELSEIVSGAAAISG; this is encoded by the coding sequence ATGGCGGTCGGAAAGGAAATTCGCGGCAAGATCAAATCGGTGGAAAACACCAAGAAGATCACCAAGGCCATGGAAATGGTTGCCGCGTCGAAGATGCGCAAGGCGCAAGAGCGGATGCGCAATGCGCGTCCGTACAGCGACAAGATTCGCAACATCACGGCCAACCTGTCGCAGGCGAACCCTGAGTACAAGTCGGCTTACATGCGTGCTGACGGCAAGTCGGGCGTCACCGGTTTCGTCGTGGTCACCACCGACAAGGGCCTGTGCGGCGGTTTGAACACCAACGTGCTGCGCGCCGTCACCAACAAGATGCGCGATGTGCAGACGGCTGGTGGCAAGGTCGAGGCTGTGGCCATCGGCTCCAAGGGTCTGGGTTTCCTGAACCGCGTTGGCGTCAAGGTGATCTCGCAAGCCACCGGTTTGGGCGATGCCCCGCACCTGGAAAAGCTGATCGGCCCCGTCAAGGTGATGCTGGATGCTTTCGTGGCTGGTGAGGTGGATGCGGTGTACCTGTGCTACACCAAGTTCATCAACACCATGAAGCAAGAGCCCGTGGTTGAGCAACTGCTGCCCCTGCCGGCGGCTGCGCTGGAACAGTCGGCTGCCGAGAAGACGGCCTACGGCTGGGACTACCTGTATGAGCCGGATGCTGCTTCCGTCATCGACGAGCTGCTGACCCGCTACATCGAAGCGCTGGTGTACCAGGGCGTGGCCGAAAACATGGCATCTGAGCAATCTGCTCGGATGGTGGCCATGAAGGCTGCGACCGACAACGCGGGCACGCTGATCGGTGAGTTGAAGCTCATCTACAACAAGACCCGCCAGGCTGCCATCACGAAGGAACTCTCCGAAATCGTGAGCGGCGCGGCCGCCATCAGTGGTTGA
- the atpD gene encoding F0F1 ATP synthase subunit beta, with the protein MTQAQGKIVQCIGAVVDVEFPRNQMPKVYDALKMEGSALTLEVQQQLGDGIVRTIALGSSDGLRRGVMVTNTGAPITVPVGKATLGRIMDVLGNPIDERGPVSQELTASIHRKAPAYDELSPSQELLETGIKVIDLICPFAKGGKVGLFGGAGVGKTVNMMELINNIAKAHSGLSVFAGVGERTREGNDFYHEMSDSNVVVQENLSESKVAMVYGQMNEPPGNRLRVALTGLTIAESFRDEGRDVLFFVDNIYRYTLAGTEVSALLGRMPSAVGYQPTLAEEMGRLQERITSTKVGSITSIQAVYVPADDLTDPSPATTFAHLDATVVLSRDIAALGIYPAVDPLDSTSRQIDPHVVGEEHYGTTRAVQATLQRYKELRDIIAILGMDELSPEDKLAVARARKIQRFLSQPFHVAEVFTGSPGKYVPLKETIRGFKMIVAGECDHLPEQAFYMVGTIDEAFEKAKKLQ; encoded by the coding sequence ATGACTCAAGCCCAAGGCAAGATCGTTCAGTGCATCGGCGCCGTGGTGGACGTGGAGTTCCCCCGCAACCAGATGCCCAAGGTGTACGACGCCCTCAAGATGGAAGGCTCGGCCCTGACCCTGGAAGTGCAACAGCAGCTGGGTGACGGCATCGTCCGTACCATTGCGCTGGGTTCCTCCGACGGCCTGCGCCGTGGCGTGATGGTGACCAACACCGGTGCCCCCATCACCGTGCCCGTGGGCAAGGCCACTCTGGGCCGCATCATGGACGTGCTGGGCAACCCGATTGACGAGCGCGGCCCGGTCTCGCAAGAGCTGACCGCCTCGATCCACCGCAAGGCTCCGGCCTACGACGAGCTGAGCCCGTCGCAAGAACTGCTGGAAACCGGCATCAAGGTGATCGACTTGATCTGCCCGTTCGCCAAGGGCGGTAAGGTGGGTCTGTTCGGTGGCGCCGGCGTGGGCAAGACCGTGAACATGATGGAACTCATCAACAACATCGCCAAGGCCCACTCGGGTCTGTCGGTGTTCGCTGGTGTGGGCGAGCGTACCCGTGAGGGCAACGACTTCTATCACGAAATGTCCGATTCGAACGTGGTGGTTCAAGAGAACCTCTCCGAGTCGAAAGTGGCCATGGTCTACGGTCAGATGAACGAGCCTCCGGGCAACCGTCTGCGCGTGGCCCTGACCGGCCTGACCATCGCGGAATCGTTCCGTGACGAAGGCCGTGACGTGCTGTTCTTCGTGGACAACATCTACCGTTACACCCTGGCCGGTACCGAAGTGTCCGCTCTGCTGGGCCGTATGCCTTCCGCCGTGGGCTATCAGCCGACGCTGGCCGAAGAAATGGGCCGTCTGCAAGAGCGTATTACCTCGACCAAGGTCGGCTCGATCACCTCGATCCAAGCCGTGTACGTCCCTGCGGATGACTTGACCGACCCGTCGCCTGCCACCACCTTCGCCCACTTGGACGCCACCGTGGTGCTGTCGCGTGACATCGCCGCCTTGGGTATCTACCCGGCCGTGGATCCGCTGGACTCGACCAGCCGCCAGATCGACCCGCACGTCGTGGGCGAAGAGCACTATGGCACCACCCGTGCCGTGCAAGCCACGCTGCAACGCTACAAAGAACTGCGCGACATCATCGCGATTCTGGGCATGGACGAACTGTCGCCGGAAGACAAGCTGGCCGTGGCTCGCGCCCGGAAGATCCAGCGTTTCCTGTCGCAGCCGTTCCACGTTGCCGAAGTGTTCACCGGTTCGCCGGGCAAGTACGTGCCGCTGAAGGAAACCATCCGTGGTTTCAAGATGATCGTGGCTGGCGAGTGCGATCACCTGCCCGAGCAGGCCTTCTACATGGTCGGCACCATCGACGAAGCCTTCGAAAAGGCCAAGAAGCTTCAGTAA
- a CDS encoding F0F1 ATP synthase subunit epsilon codes for MATIHVDVVSAEESIFSGEAKFVALPGEAGELGILPRHTPLITRIKPGAVRIERADNGEEEFVFVAGGILEVQPHCVTVLADTAIRGHDLDEAKATEAKKLAEEALGNAKSDIDLALAQSEFAMMAAQLAAIQKLRKSR; via the coding sequence ATGGCAACCATCCACGTTGACGTCGTGTCGGCCGAGGAGTCGATCTTCTCGGGCGAGGCGAAATTCGTCGCGCTGCCGGGCGAAGCGGGTGAACTGGGCATCCTGCCGCGTCACACCCCGCTGATCACCCGCATCAAGCCGGGCGCGGTGCGCATCGAGCGTGCTGACAACGGAGAGGAAGAGTTCGTCTTCGTCGCCGGTGGCATCCTGGAAGTGCAGCCCCACTGCGTGACCGTTCTGGCCGACACCGCCATTCGCGGCCACGATCTGGACGAGGCCAAGGCCACTGAAGCCAAGAAGCTGGCTGAAGAAGCCCTGGGCAACGCCAAGAGCGACATCGATCTGGCCCTGGCCCAGAGCGAGTTCGCCATGATGGCTGCGCAACTGGCCGCCATCCAGAAGCTGCGCAAGTCCCGCTGA
- a CDS encoding TPM domain-containing protein, producing MQQRFSNFFPSLVACLSAWRRRCARILRHRQLDRRDIPRLLGSGALQRLHRHIADSERQHQGEIRLSIEAGLPWRYLRHDVPARTRAITLFGKLRVWDTEYNNGVLIYLLLADRAIEIVADRGLSQHIHPEQWQDLTRRMSEQFRQGAFEAGLDLALDQVTAWLSEFFPPAHGVAPRNELPNSPDLR from the coding sequence ATGCAGCAACGCTTTAGCAACTTTTTCCCGTCCCTCGTGGCCTGCTTGTCGGCATGGCGACGACGGTGTGCCCGCATCCTTCGGCACCGCCAGTTGGATCGACGCGACATCCCTCGGCTACTCGGATCGGGTGCCCTCCAACGGCTGCACCGCCACATCGCCGACAGTGAACGCCAGCATCAAGGCGAAATCCGCTTGTCCATCGAAGCAGGCTTGCCATGGCGCTACCTGCGCCACGATGTTCCAGCCCGCACACGTGCCATCACCCTGTTCGGCAAGTTGCGCGTCTGGGACACCGAGTACAACAACGGCGTGCTCATTTACCTGCTGCTGGCCGATCGAGCCATTGAAATCGTCGCCGATCGTGGCCTGAGTCAGCACATCCACCCCGAGCAGTGGCAGGACTTGACGCGGCGCATGTCCGAGCAGTTTCGCCAAGGCGCGTTTGAAGCTGGCTTGGATTTGGCACTCGACCAGGTCACCGCTTGGCTCAGTGAGTTTTTCCCGCCAGCGCATGGCGTGGCACCACGCAACGAGCTGCCCAATTCACCCGATCTGCGCTAA
- a CDS encoding TPM domain-containing protein gives MIAALLLLFSGYCPPRQRWSRGGVVAIMALLLWGGAHAQTASAPADTEVQPIPTLSGRVIDQTGDTLSTEQQQALSRQLAEVEVQTGSQMVILLVKRTAPEDIAAYAWRVADAWKIGRRDVGDGVLIVVARDDRRVRIEVAKALEGAIPDLAARQIIDQVIRPAFRSGQYAQGLQATVEALRKRLHGEVPPPGAPTARDDGEAIDGVFLLFVVAMMAVAGGQVLSSIMGRTGASWVSGAVAPMALHRLDASWWVMVLGALVAFAVVRLRLADRGTSLHANPSGSRSSPIVTGGWGGGSSSDSGGSFDSFSSGGGGDFGGGGASGDW, from the coding sequence ATGATCGCTGCCCTCTTGCTGCTTTTTTCAGGGTACTGTCCCCCGCGTCAGCGCTGGTCGCGTGGCGGGGTCGTTGCCATCATGGCGTTGCTGTTGTGGGGCGGGGCACACGCCCAAACCGCCTCGGCGCCAGCAGACACCGAAGTTCAACCGATCCCCACACTCAGTGGCCGCGTGATCGACCAAACCGGCGATACGTTGAGCACTGAGCAGCAACAGGCCCTCAGCCGCCAGTTGGCGGAGGTCGAAGTGCAAACGGGCAGCCAGATGGTGATTCTGCTGGTGAAACGCACGGCGCCCGAGGACATCGCCGCCTATGCCTGGCGGGTGGCAGACGCTTGGAAGATTGGCCGCCGCGACGTGGGCGATGGCGTGCTGATCGTGGTGGCTCGTGATGATCGGCGTGTTCGCATCGAGGTGGCCAAAGCACTGGAAGGCGCCATTCCAGACCTGGCCGCTCGGCAGATCATCGATCAGGTGATTCGCCCCGCTTTCCGCTCCGGTCAGTACGCGCAAGGGCTGCAAGCCACGGTTGAGGCATTGCGCAAGCGCCTGCATGGGGAGGTGCCGCCTCCCGGAGCTCCCACAGCCCGGGATGACGGAGAGGCTATAGACGGGGTGTTTTTGCTTTTCGTGGTGGCCATGATGGCGGTCGCCGGCGGACAGGTGCTCTCCAGCATCATGGGGCGCACTGGCGCGAGCTGGGTGAGCGGCGCTGTCGCCCCCATGGCACTGCATCGTCTGGATGCCTCTTGGTGGGTGATGGTGTTGGGTGCCTTGGTGGCCTTTGCCGTGGTTCGCCTGCGGTTGGCCGACCGGGGCACGAGCTTACATGCCAACCCCAGCGGCAGTCGATCCAGCCCGATCGTCACTGGCGGATGGGGCGGCGGCTCCAGCAGCGACAGTGGCGGAAGTTTTGACAGTTTTTCTTCGGGCGGTGGCGGTGACTTCGGTGGCGGTGGCGCCTCCGGTGACTGGTGA
- a CDS encoding LemA family protein produces MRSLRTSGLLGWVLASSLTLSGCGYNQFQQLDEQSKAAWAEVLNQYQRRADLIPNVVATVQGEAGFEQETLTRVIEARAKATSIQLTPEVLNDPQALQRFQAAQGQLGSALSRLMVVSERYPTLKANQGFQDLRVQLEGTENRITVARNRYIKTVQEYNVLARSFPTNLTAMAFSYAVKPSFTVEDERALATPPKVDFGKPTPAASR; encoded by the coding sequence ATGCGCTCTCTTCGCACTTCAGGGTTGTTGGGCTGGGTCTTGGCCAGCAGCTTGACACTGTCCGGCTGTGGCTACAACCAATTCCAACAACTGGACGAACAAAGCAAGGCCGCCTGGGCGGAGGTTCTCAACCAGTACCAGCGCCGTGCCGACCTGATCCCCAACGTGGTGGCCACGGTGCAAGGTGAAGCCGGGTTCGAACAAGAAACCTTGACCCGTGTGATCGAGGCCCGCGCCAAAGCCACCTCGATCCAGCTCACCCCGGAGGTGCTGAACGACCCGCAAGCCTTGCAACGCTTCCAAGCGGCGCAGGGGCAGTTGGGCAGTGCTTTGAGCCGCTTGATGGTGGTCAGTGAACGTTATCCCACACTCAAGGCCAACCAAGGTTTTCAGGATTTGCGCGTCCAGCTCGAAGGCACCGAAAACCGCATCACGGTGGCACGCAATCGTTACATCAAAACGGTGCAGGAGTACAACGTCCTGGCTCGAAGCTTCCCCACCAACTTGACGGCCATGGCATTCAGCTACGCCGTCAAACCCAGCTTCACCGTCGAAGACGAACGCGCCCTGGCAACCCCACCCAAGGTTGATTTTGGCAAACCCACCCCGGCTGCCTCACGGTAA
- the hemE gene encoding uroporphyrinogen decarboxylase, translating into MFAPLTNDTFLRACLRQPTDHTPIWLMRQAGRYLPEYCATRARAGSFMGLATNVDYATEVTLQPLERYPLDAAILFSDILTVPDAMGLGLSFQQGEGPKFAKVVRDEAAVAELAVPDMEKLRYVFDAVTSIRKALNGRVPLIGFSGSPWTLACYMVEGGGSDDYRKVKSLMYARPDLMHRILTVNADAVAAYLNTQIDAGAQAVMVFDSWGGVLADGAFQQFSLAYTRRVVQQLQREKDGQRIPVIVFTKGGGLWLEQIAEVGADVLGLDWTMSLGRARALVGDRVALQGNLDPNVLFAPPEVVAAEGVKVLEAFGRPQRADGTWDGHIFNLGHGISQFTPPEHVSALVEAVHAHSRRQRQPA; encoded by the coding sequence ATGTTTGCACCGCTCACCAACGACACCTTCTTGCGCGCCTGCCTGCGCCAGCCGACCGACCACACGCCGATTTGGCTGATGCGCCAAGCCGGGCGCTACTTGCCGGAATACTGCGCCACACGAGCCCGGGCTGGCAGTTTCATGGGTCTGGCCACGAATGTGGATTACGCCACCGAGGTGACGTTGCAACCGCTGGAGCGCTACCCGCTGGATGCCGCGATTTTGTTTTCGGACATCCTCACGGTGCCGGATGCGATGGGGCTGGGCCTGTCGTTCCAGCAGGGTGAAGGCCCGAAGTTCGCCAAGGTGGTGCGCGACGAGGCCGCTGTGGCCGAGCTGGCCGTGCCCGACATGGAGAAGCTGCGTTATGTGTTCGATGCCGTGACATCGATTCGCAAGGCGCTGAATGGCCGGGTGCCGCTGATCGGCTTCTCGGGCAGCCCGTGGACGCTGGCCTGTTACATGGTCGAAGGCGGTGGGTCGGATGACTACCGCAAGGTCAAGAGCCTGATGTACGCCCGCCCCGATCTGATGCATCGCATCCTGACGGTGAACGCCGATGCCGTGGCCGCCTACCTCAACACCCAGATCGACGCCGGCGCCCAGGCGGTGATGGTGTTTGACAGTTGGGGTGGGGTGCTGGCCGATGGCGCGTTCCAGCAGTTCTCGTTGGCCTACACCCGTCGCGTGGTGCAACAGTTGCAGCGCGAGAAGGACGGGCAGCGCATCCCGGTGATCGTGTTCACCAAGGGCGGTGGGTTGTGGTTGGAGCAGATCGCCGAGGTCGGGGCCGACGTGTTGGGGCTCGATTGGACGATGAGCCTGGGCCGTGCCCGCGCCCTGGTGGGTGACCGGGTGGCTTTGCAAGGCAACCTTGATCCAAATGTGCTGTTTGCGCCGCCGGAGGTTGTCGCTGCCGAAGGGGTGAAGGTGCTGGAAGCTTTTGGCCGTCCGCAACGCGCCGATGGTACGTGGGACGGGCACATTTTCAACTTGGGTCACGGCATCAGCCAGTTCACCCCGCCTGAGCATGTAAGCGCCTTGGTCGAGGCGGTGCATGCGCATTCGCGGCGCCAGCGTCAACCGGCCTGA